Proteins from a single region of Seriola aureovittata isolate HTS-2021-v1 ecotype China chromosome 9, ASM2101889v1, whole genome shotgun sequence:
- the crebzf gene encoding CREB/ATF bZIP transcription factor, whose protein sequence is MITRRRGRTINNTMSLEVEVVDAVETVEDLPSSSVGLPADSIDTGGIELDDLFGNEDLKWTLERDSLLFDMELDELGVYCAKDQDSGIEASTGSSPERMSSDLKIKNRQNQSSHVINKNAIAARLNRLKKKEYVNSLEKKVGILSTENNMLKQENSQLTKRVEELEDETRYLRAVLANESMLGQLLSRLSGVNGMKLSSSLFQGPDSNDHDYALPRKRVKVEEKETSGGVCLHVDKNHVSVEFCTKCAESASTSLTM, encoded by the coding sequence ATGATAACCAGAAGAAGAGGCCGTACTATCAACAACACAATGTCCCTAGAAGTTGAAGTGGTGGATGCGGTGGAAACTGTAGAGGATCTGCCAAGTTCTTCTGTGGGGCTCCCAGCTGACAGCATTGACACTGGTGGAATAGAGCTAGATGATCTGTTTGGAAATGAAGACTTAAAATGGACACTTGAGAGAGACTCACTACTCTTCGATATGGAGTTGGATGAGCTTGGTGTATACTGTGCCAAGGATCAAGATTCTGGGATTGAAGCTTCAACAGGCTCATCTCCAGAGAGAATGTCATCTGATTTGAAGATCAAGAACAGACAAAACCAGTCGAGCCATGTGATCAACAAAAATGCAATTGCTGCCAGATTGAACCGTCTCAAGAAGAAGGAATATGTCAACAGCTTGGAGAAGAAGGTTGGCATCCtgtcaacagaaaacaacatgcttAAACAGGAAAATTCTCAGCTGACCAAGAGAGTGGAAGAACTGGAAGATGAAACCAGGTACCTAAGAGCTGTGCTGGCCAATGAGAGCATGTTAGGCCAGCTCTTGTCCAGGCTGAGCGGTGTGAATGGGATGAAATTATCTTCCTCGCTTTTCCAGGGGCCCGACTCAAACGACCACGACTATGCCTTACCCAGGAAGCGTGTGAaagtggaggagaaagagacatCTGGTGGCGTGTGTCTGCATGTGGACAAGAACCATGTCTCAGTGGAGTTCTGCACTAAGTGTGCAGAGAGCGCAAGCACATCGCTCACAATGTAG